One part of the Paenibacillus silvisoli genome encodes these proteins:
- a CDS encoding sugar phosphate isomerase/epimerase family protein — protein MELSAVSGTFNMAHPDDYVRRQGVDRLRVLAQASRELGTSVITLCTGSRDRENMWRPHSDNRSKEAWSDMLHTMAAAVEIAEAFDLVLGVEPELANVVCDARRAKALLDELRSPRVKIVMDAANMYNPEHGGSMNDLLSESFGLLGEHIALAHAKDIRMDDSGSEFVASGQGAVDYRHYLRLLSAARFQGPLILHGLSEDQVPESLAYIRALL, from the coding sequence GTGGAGCTATCGGCCGTCTCGGGCACCTTCAATATGGCGCATCCGGATGATTACGTACGTCGGCAGGGGGTTGACCGGCTTCGTGTGCTCGCGCAGGCAAGCCGTGAACTCGGTACATCGGTCATTACGTTGTGCACGGGCAGCCGGGATCGCGAGAACATGTGGCGGCCGCATTCGGACAACCGCAGCAAGGAAGCGTGGAGCGACATGCTTCATACGATGGCGGCGGCAGTAGAGATTGCCGAAGCGTTCGACCTTGTGTTAGGCGTCGAGCCCGAGCTGGCGAATGTCGTATGCGATGCGAGGCGGGCCAAAGCATTGCTGGACGAGCTTCGTTCGCCGCGCGTGAAGATCGTGATGGATGCCGCGAATATGTATAACCCTGAGCATGGCGGGTCAATGAACGATCTTCTTAGCGAAAGCTTCGGTCTGCTAGGGGAGCATATTGCGCTTGCGCATGCCAAAGACATTCGAATGGATGATAGCGGATCGGAGTTTGTTGCTTCCGGTCAAGGCGCGGTGGATTATCGGCATTACTTGCGGCTGCTCTCGGCGGCTCGTTTTCAAGGACCGTTGATTTTGCATGGGTTGAGCGAGGATCAGGTGCCGGAAAGCTTGGCTTACATCCGGGCGCTACTGTGA
- a CDS encoding Gfo/Idh/MocA family protein: MLNAMQVQVQMQKKLKVGVLGCGVISQAAHLEACARAANVQLQAICDVAPDLVENMNHKYRPNRAYTDYDAMLADPEVEAVVIGIADQFHVPMAAKALQAGKHVLVEKPLGVTIEECVELEALARSTNLTVQVGNMKRFDPGIAYARTFIQEEMGEMLALKAWYCDSTYRYTVTDNVMPVMVSSDAARKPEGNPKLDKQRYYMMTHGSHLVDTARFLGGEIESVHAWHTQRFGAYNWLCTVEYANGTAGQLDLTVAVRMDWHEGFQVYGEHGSVIGKTYNPWLFKASEVEVFSAKDGIYRKPLGADAHFYKLQLEGFADTVLNGAPMRGASLYDGVQNMRAMVAIARSVDSGGKVNLADVTGAV; encoded by the coding sequence GTGTTGAATGCGATGCAGGTGCAGGTGCAGATGCAAAAGAAGCTGAAGGTCGGCGTGCTCGGCTGCGGGGTTATCTCCCAGGCGGCTCATTTGGAGGCTTGCGCGAGAGCGGCGAATGTCCAGCTTCAGGCGATATGCGACGTCGCTCCCGATTTGGTGGAGAACATGAACCACAAATACAGACCGAACCGCGCGTATACGGACTATGACGCGATGCTCGCGGATCCGGAAGTGGAGGCCGTCGTCATCGGCATCGCCGATCAGTTTCATGTGCCGATGGCGGCTAAAGCGCTTCAAGCCGGCAAACATGTGCTCGTGGAGAAGCCCCTGGGCGTAACGATCGAAGAGTGCGTAGAGCTGGAGGCGCTTGCGCGAAGTACGAATTTGACCGTACAGGTCGGCAACATGAAACGGTTCGATCCCGGCATCGCCTACGCGCGGACGTTCATCCAGGAAGAAATGGGCGAGATGCTTGCGCTGAAAGCGTGGTACTGCGATTCGACATACCGCTATACCGTGACGGATAACGTCATGCCGGTGATGGTGAGCAGCGATGCGGCGAGAAAACCCGAGGGCAACCCGAAGCTGGACAAGCAGCGCTATTATATGATGACGCATGGCAGTCATCTGGTGGATACGGCCCGGTTTCTGGGCGGAGAAATCGAAAGCGTCCATGCTTGGCATACGCAGCGGTTCGGCGCGTACAACTGGCTCTGTACCGTGGAGTACGCAAACGGAACGGCGGGGCAGTTGGACTTGACCGTTGCGGTGAGGATGGACTGGCACGAGGGCTTTCAAGTCTACGGCGAGCACGGCAGCGTAATCGGAAAAACGTACAATCCGTGGCTGTTCAAGGCAAGCGAGGTGGAGGTCTTTTCGGCCAAGGACGGGATTTATCGCAAGCCGCTGGGAGCGGATGCGCATTTCTATAAACTTCAGCTCGAGGGCTTTGCCGACACGGTATTGAACGGGGCTCCGATGAGGGGCGCATCGCTGTATGACGGCGTACAAAATATGCGGGCCATGGTGGCCATCGCAAGATCCGTGGATTCCGGCGGCAAAGTGAATTTGGCCGATGTGACGGGGGCCGTCTGA
- a CDS encoding cold-shock protein, whose product MQTGTVKWFNAEKGFGFIEVEGGNDVFVHFSAIVGEGFKTLDEGQRVEFNVVQGNRGPQAENVVKL is encoded by the coding sequence ATGCAAACAGGAACAGTTAAATGGTTTAACGCAGAGAAAGGTTTCGGCTTCATCGAAGTAGAAGGCGGCAACGATGTATTCGTACACTTCTCCGCAATCGTAGGCGAAGGCTTCAAGACGCTTGACGAAGGCCAACGCGTTGAGTTCAACGTTGTTCAAGGCAACCGTGGACCACAAGCAGAAAACGTTGTAAAACTGTAG
- a CDS encoding ThiF family adenylyltransferase → MLFPPIGRSGQQKIEAATVVIVGMGALGTVIANHMARAGVGTLRIIDRDYVERSNLQRQMLYDEDDARQARPKVVAAQRRLGLINGDVFVEGIISHVTAENAEELVDGADLVLDGTDNFQTRLLLNDVCFKRGIPFIYGGAVSSHGMTAVFLPGKTSCLRCLLGAGDSGGDTCDTVGVISPIVDIIASLQAVEALKFIVGAEGAQRTGLLSLEIWQHQSMDLKLPPPRPDCPTCGLRQYPSLNAEAGGAAVTLCGRETVQISGKLPLDLERLAAKLAPSCDVQRNPYLLKAALPEGERLVLFADGRVLVQGTEDLARAQSLYDRYVGS, encoded by the coding sequence ATGCTGTTCCCGCCGATCGGCCGGAGCGGCCAGCAGAAAATCGAGGCGGCTACGGTCGTCATCGTCGGCATGGGCGCGCTCGGCACCGTCATCGCGAACCATATGGCCAGAGCCGGCGTAGGCACGCTGCGGATCATCGACCGCGACTATGTGGAGCGGAGCAATTTGCAACGTCAGATGCTGTACGACGAGGACGATGCCCGCCAGGCGAGACCCAAGGTCGTCGCCGCCCAGCGGCGGCTCGGTCTCATTAACGGCGATGTATTCGTAGAGGGGATCATTTCGCATGTGACGGCAGAGAACGCGGAGGAACTTGTGGACGGAGCCGATCTCGTGCTGGACGGTACGGACAATTTCCAGACGCGGCTGCTGCTGAACGACGTCTGTTTCAAGCGGGGCATTCCCTTCATTTACGGCGGAGCGGTCAGCTCGCACGGGATGACGGCGGTGTTCCTTCCGGGCAAGACGTCCTGCTTGCGCTGCCTTCTTGGCGCGGGCGACAGCGGTGGCGACACCTGCGATACGGTAGGCGTCATTTCGCCGATCGTCGACATTATCGCGTCGCTGCAGGCGGTGGAAGCGCTGAAGTTTATCGTCGGCGCGGAGGGCGCGCAGCGGACCGGGCTGCTCTCGCTGGAAATTTGGCAGCACCAGAGCATGGATTTGAAGCTGCCGCCGCCGCGACCGGACTGCCCGACCTGCGGCTTGCGACAGTATCCGTCGCTGAACGCGGAGGCAGGCGGCGCGGCCGTCACGCTCTGCGGCAGGGAAACGGTGCAGATCAGCGGGAAGCTGCCGCTCGACTTGGAGCGTCTGGCCGCGAAGCTGGCGCCATCCTGCGACGTGCAGCGCAATCCGTATTTGCTCAAGGCGGCGCTGCCGGAAGGAGAGCGGCTTGTGCTGTTCGCCGACGGGCGCGTGCTCGTGCAGGGAACGGAGGATTTGGCCCGCGCGCAATCGCTTTACGACCGCTATGTCGGATCTTAG
- a CDS encoding MoaD/ThiS family protein yields MRIQVSVPLLLSDSTKGRTKFELEAETLREALERLVEEYPLLKVHLYTEQGDVRKHVLLYYNEDNIAWLEKLDIPLAEGDKLRVLQAVSGG; encoded by the coding sequence GTGCGTATTCAAGTATCCGTGCCGCTTCTGCTCAGCGACAGCACGAAGGGCAGGACGAAATTCGAGCTGGAGGCGGAGACGCTTCGGGAGGCGCTGGAGCGGCTTGTGGAGGAGTACCCGCTGCTGAAGGTGCATCTATATACGGAGCAGGGCGACGTGCGGAAGCATGTGCTGCTTTACTATAACGAAGACAATATCGCTTGGCTGGAGAAGCTGGATATTCCGCTCGCCGAAGGGGACAAGCTGCGCGTGCTGCAGGCGGTCTCCGGCGGGTAA
- a CDS encoding WD40/YVTN/BNR-like repeat-containing protein, translating to MGKRVVLLIGTNKGVFQYTSNEERKEWKLSGPFLPGWEAYSVLGDSRNGNLIYAGTSHAAYGASIRVSDDMGESWRQIENGPSYSPESGFALNRIWQLVPGPASEPDTLYAGAEEAGLFVSYDRGENWRELKGLTSHPTRPNWFPGAGGMCLHTIIIDPGNKQRMWVAMSAVGVFRSEDGGETWKACNRGLSRVPTGQPEDEVGYCIHKMVIDPNDSNTLYMQEHGGVFKSSDGGDSWFPIEEGLTLKGDDAPFGFPISVSPTGDLFLVPLESSEQRSMKGGKMLVYSMRPGESRWEPIGDVMPDEERHVSVLRDAMTVDSLDPYGLYFGTTSGEVYYSLDRGVTWDRLPGQFSRILTVKPWIIEE from the coding sequence ATGGGAAAACGGGTTGTCTTGTTGATCGGAACGAATAAAGGGGTATTTCAATATACCTCGAACGAGGAACGGAAGGAATGGAAGCTTAGCGGTCCGTTCCTGCCGGGCTGGGAAGCGTACAGCGTGCTGGGCGACAGCCGGAACGGAAACCTGATTTATGCCGGCACCTCGCATGCCGCGTACGGCGCGTCCATTCGCGTATCGGACGACATGGGGGAAAGCTGGAGACAGATCGAGAACGGCCCGTCGTATTCCCCGGAGAGCGGATTCGCCTTGAACCGGATCTGGCAGCTCGTGCCCGGCCCGGCATCGGAGCCGGACACGTTATATGCCGGGGCCGAGGAAGCCGGCCTGTTCGTCAGCTATGACCGCGGCGAGAACTGGCGGGAGCTGAAAGGGCTGACGTCGCATCCGACGCGGCCGAACTGGTTTCCTGGCGCAGGCGGCATGTGCCTGCACACGATCATCATCGACCCGGGCAACAAGCAGCGGATGTGGGTCGCCATGTCGGCGGTCGGCGTCTTCCGGAGCGAGGACGGCGGCGAAACGTGGAAGGCTTGCAATCGAGGTCTTTCGCGCGTGCCGACCGGGCAGCCGGAGGATGAAGTCGGCTATTGCATTCATAAGATGGTCATCGACCCGAATGACTCGAACACCCTCTACATGCAGGAGCATGGCGGCGTGTTTAAATCGTCGGACGGCGGGGACAGCTGGTTCCCGATCGAAGAAGGCTTGACGCTGAAAGGGGACGACGCGCCATTCGGCTTCCCGATCAGCGTGTCGCCGACGGGCGATCTGTTCCTCGTGCCGCTGGAGAGCAGCGAGCAGCGTTCGATGAAAGGCGGCAAAATGCTGGTGTACAGCATGCGGCCGGGCGAGAGCCGGTGGGAGCCGATCGGCGACGTCATGCCGGACGAGGAGCGCCATGTCAGCGTGCTTCGCGACGCGATGACCGTCGATTCGCTCGATCCGTACGGCCTGTATTTCGGCACGACGTCCGGCGAAGTCTACTATTCGCTGGACCGCGGCGTCACATGGGATAGGCTGCCGGGGCAATTCTCACGCATATTGACGGTGAAACCTTGGATCATAGAGGAGTAA
- the add gene encoding adenosine deaminase, whose translation MNKWHLLPKVDLHVHLDGSLRPETVLDIAAAEGIELPASDAAGLIPYMQVDDECRSLVEYLSKFDFTTRFLQSGAALERVAYETLAQAAAHNCRYIEVRFAPQLHTRNGLHPEEAIHHVIEGLKRAEKDHDIVARAIAICMRNHNRESNLEVIEAAAKFEGRGLAAVDLAGDEASFPPELFRDVFALAHKRALPVTIHAGEAAGAENVYEAVKNLGASRIGHGVRLRENPAILQMMAERRIPLEMCPVSNIQTKAVADWDVYPIRDYFDQGLIITLNTDNPSVSGTDITREYRIVSEKFDFTDAELAAIIRNGANAAFLEESAKKALKQRIEQDLQALGIK comes from the coding sequence ATGAACAAATGGCATCTGTTACCGAAGGTGGATTTGCACGTTCATTTGGACGGGAGCCTGCGGCCGGAAACGGTTCTCGACATTGCGGCGGCCGAAGGCATTGAATTGCCGGCAAGCGATGCGGCAGGGCTGATCCCCTATATGCAGGTCGATGACGAGTGCCGCAGCTTGGTTGAATATCTAAGCAAATTCGATTTTACGACGCGCTTCCTGCAATCGGGCGCGGCGCTTGAGCGCGTAGCCTACGAGACATTGGCGCAGGCGGCGGCTCATAACTGCCGTTACATCGAAGTGCGTTTTGCTCCGCAGCTGCACACAAGGAACGGGCTTCACCCTGAAGAAGCGATTCATCATGTCATTGAAGGCCTCAAGCGCGCGGAAAAAGATCATGACATTGTGGCGCGCGCCATTGCGATCTGCATGCGCAACCATAACCGCGAGAGCAACCTCGAAGTGATCGAGGCTGCCGCGAAGTTCGAGGGCCGCGGGCTGGCCGCCGTCGATTTGGCGGGCGACGAGGCGTCCTTCCCGCCGGAGCTGTTCCGCGACGTGTTCGCGCTGGCCCACAAGCGGGCGCTGCCCGTCACGATCCATGCCGGCGAAGCGGCCGGCGCGGAGAACGTGTACGAAGCCGTGAAGAATCTCGGCGCTTCCCGGATCGGGCATGGCGTAAGGCTGCGCGAGAATCCGGCGATTCTGCAGATGATGGCCGAGCGGCGCATCCCGCTGGAAATGTGCCCGGTCAGCAACATCCAGACGAAGGCGGTAGCGGACTGGGATGTTTATCCGATCCGCGACTACTTCGACCAAGGGCTGATCATTACGCTCAATACCGACAATCCGAGCGTGTCGGGCACCGATATTACGCGGGAGTACCGCATCGTGTCGGAGAAGTTCGATTTCACGGACGCGGAGCTGGCGGCCATCATCCGAAACGGCGCGAATGCCGCCTTCCTCGAGGAGTCGGCGAAGAAGGCTTTGAAGCAGCGCATCGAACAGGATTTGCAGGCGCTCGGCATAAAATAA
- a CDS encoding bifunctional diguanylate cyclase/phosphodiesterase — protein sequence MNDDTAFKYTTPRKTWFILLLITLVLGSCFWWITSAYSRWLHKEVYHDAAVELSSNASSLTLALERRLLLSDGLKAFVDTSLMNKGSLDRQHFDSFAESFIGAQQGIRNLSVYPGGVAQYVYPLQGNQSVIGIDLFRHTDPDIRANAIRTKAMYTKTIFGPFELTQGGLGMLSRQSVFVDGRFWGFVSIVLDVPPLLEEAGLANINKGIDLAVKANGSVIFGDSHLFNRTPLLDNVFLVEGSWEVAALPSKAKLDAIDTKVQIIQLICLLALILLVYLIYIQMTQKHKLQVMVSERTNNLTIANQQLEATYEELIATEDELRTQYRLLEGTEQTLRQLAYRDTVTGLNNRVFFQERLEETIMSARSKNRRFALLFIDLDQFKLINDTLGHSYGDHLLKEVGQRLSMLLTNGESFSRIGGDEFTIIIPYVKDIAHVQHMAQQVVNLFQQPFILQQMEYYVTASIGVTIFPDHSVEADQLMKFADAAMYRAKDEGKNNYRFYDDTLNVDAEDKIYIKNSLRRALENNEFEIYYQPQLEIKSQAIIGMEALIRWNHPKRGPIPPSVFIPIAEECGLIEPIGEWVLRTVCRQSKAWQDAGADPIRVAVNLSARQFNQRGRLTELIKSILAETGLDPAYLELEITENLAMQDENAEMLQELRNLQITISIDDFGTHYSSLSYLKRLPVDKIKIDRSFVNGISKEPKDEAIILAMLLMASHLGLTIIAEGVETVDQLAFLKNNRCDDIQGFLYYPPQQADSVPHILNSHSPALMLAAEKG from the coding sequence TTGAACGACGACACCGCATTTAAGTACACGACTCCCCGAAAAACCTGGTTCATCCTGCTTCTGATTACGCTCGTGCTGGGCAGCTGCTTCTGGTGGATTACCAGCGCCTACAGCCGATGGCTGCATAAAGAGGTTTATCATGACGCCGCCGTGGAGCTCTCCTCCAACGCCTCTTCGCTAACGCTCGCGCTTGAGCGAAGGCTCCTGCTCTCGGACGGCTTGAAAGCATTTGTCGATACGTCGCTGATGAACAAAGGCTCGCTGGATCGGCAGCATTTTGACAGCTTTGCCGAGAGCTTTATCGGCGCCCAGCAGGGCATTCGCAATTTATCGGTCTATCCCGGCGGCGTCGCGCAATACGTGTACCCGCTTCAAGGCAATCAGAGCGTAATCGGCATCGACCTGTTCCGGCATACGGACCCCGATATTCGCGCTAACGCGATCCGAACGAAGGCGATGTACACGAAGACGATCTTCGGTCCCTTCGAGCTGACGCAAGGCGGACTCGGCATGCTGTCGAGGCAGTCCGTCTTCGTGGACGGACGGTTCTGGGGCTTTGTCTCCATCGTACTGGATGTGCCGCCGCTTCTGGAAGAGGCCGGCCTCGCCAATATCAACAAAGGCATCGATTTAGCCGTGAAAGCGAACGGCAGCGTTATTTTCGGGGATTCGCATCTCTTTAATCGTACCCCGCTTCTCGATAACGTGTTTCTCGTCGAAGGCAGCTGGGAGGTCGCCGCGCTGCCGAGCAAGGCCAAGCTCGACGCGATCGATACGAAGGTGCAGATCATTCAGCTGATCTGTCTCCTGGCGCTCATTCTGCTCGTCTACCTTATCTATATTCAGATGACGCAAAAACATAAGCTGCAGGTGATGGTATCCGAGCGGACCAACAACCTGACGATTGCCAATCAGCAGCTGGAGGCGACGTACGAGGAGCTGATCGCCACCGAGGATGAGCTGCGGACGCAGTACCGCTTGCTGGAGGGCACCGAGCAGACGCTGCGCCAGCTGGCCTACCGCGATACGGTGACAGGGCTCAACAACCGGGTTTTCTTCCAGGAACGGCTGGAAGAGACGATCATGTCCGCCCGCAGCAAAAACCGCCGCTTCGCCCTGCTCTTCATCGATCTGGACCAGTTCAAGCTCATCAACGATACGCTCGGCCATTCCTACGGCGATCACCTGCTGAAGGAAGTCGGCCAGCGGCTGTCGATGCTGCTCACGAACGGCGAATCGTTCTCGCGGATCGGCGGCGACGAATTTACGATCATTATCCCGTACGTGAAGGATATCGCGCACGTGCAGCATATGGCCCAGCAGGTCGTGAACCTGTTCCAGCAGCCGTTTATTTTGCAGCAGATGGAGTATTACGTGACGGCCAGCATCGGCGTGACGATCTTCCCGGATCACAGCGTCGAAGCCGATCAGCTGATGAAGTTCGCGGATGCGGCCATGTACCGCGCGAAAGATGAAGGCAAGAACAACTACCGCTTCTACGACGATACGCTAAATGTCGATGCGGAAGATAAAATTTATATCAAGAACAGCTTAAGGCGCGCCCTCGAAAACAACGAATTCGAAATCTATTACCAGCCGCAGCTGGAGATTAAGAGCCAGGCGATTATCGGGATGGAGGCGCTTATCCGCTGGAATCATCCGAAGCGCGGGCCCATCCCGCCGTCCGTCTTTATTCCGATCGCGGAGGAATGCGGCCTGATCGAGCCGATCGGAGAGTGGGTGCTGCGGACCGTCTGCAGGCAGAGCAAGGCGTGGCAGGACGCCGGCGCCGACCCGATCCGGGTCGCGGTCAATTTGTCCGCCCGCCAATTCAATCAGCGGGGCAGGCTGACGGAGCTGATCAAGTCGATTCTGGCCGAGACGGGACTCGATCCCGCGTACTTGGAGCTGGAGATTACCGAGAACCTTGCCATGCAGGACGAGAACGCGGAAATGCTTCAGGAGCTGCGCAATCTCCAGATCACGATCTCGATCGACGACTTCGGCACCCATTACTCGTCGCTGAGCTACTTGAAGCGGCTGCCGGTCGACAAAATCAAGATCGACCGGTCCTTCGTCAACGGCATATCGAAGGAGCCAAAGGACGAAGCGATTATTCTGGCCATGCTGCTAATGGCCAGCCATTTAGGACTCACCATCATCGCAGAGGGCGTTGAGACAGTGGATCAGCTTGCTTTCCTGAAGAATAACCGCTGCGACGACATTCAAGGCTTCCTGTACTACCCGCCGCAGCAGGCGGATTCCGTACCGCATATCTTAAACAGCCATTCGCCGGCGCTTATGCTGGCAGCAGAAAAGGGCTGA